DNA from Thioclava sp. GXIMD2076:
CGAGTCGCGCGTAAACCCCTCTTACGTTAAGGAGACGGAAATGCCCAAGATGAAGACCAAATCCGCTGCCAAGAAGCGGTTCAAGTTCACCGCGAACGGCCATGTCAAAGTCGGTCACGCAGGTAAGCGCCACGGCATGATCAAGCGGACCACGAAGTTCATTCGTAACACCGCTGGCACCATGGTCCTGTGCGACTCCGACGAGAAAATCGTCAAAAAATACATGCCGTACAACCGCTGATACTGGGAGACTTGAACTATGGCACGCGTTAAATCCGGTAAGGTCACCCACGCCCGTCACAAGAAGGTCCTGAAGGCCGCAAAAGGTTACTACAGCTCGCGCTCGCGTAACTTCCGCACCGCCACTCAGGCCGTCGACAAGGCAAACCAGTACGCAACCCGCGACCGTAAGGCGCGCAAGCGTAATTTCCGCTCGCTCTGGATCCAGCGTATCAACGCAGGTGTCCGCGCAATCGACGCCGAAATGACCTACTCGAAATTCATCAACCTGCTCGCAGTTGCCGGTATCGAAGTGGACCGCAAGGTTCTCGCCGATCTGGCCGTCCACGAGCCGGAAGCCTTCGCTGCAATCGTTGCACAGGCAAAAGCAGCAGCCTGATCGCTGCCGCACCGATGAGTTCTTGAAAGCCCGTACCGAAAGGTGCGGGCTTTTGCATGTGTTAAGCGTCGTTTCCGACAGAAGCTTGCTGCAGCGCAGCAAACGTGCTTTATTTAATTTTAATTTATTTTCTCCATTTCAGCCCCGCAGGAGTGATTATGCTCGCTAGTGGTCTAGGCCGGAAAAATTTCCTTGCAGCCGGCAATTCGGAAACGACGAAGCTGGCTTCTTACCCGATGTTCGACTGGCTGCGTTTTGTATTGGCGTCGCT
Protein-coding regions in this window:
- the rplT gene encoding 50S ribosomal protein L20 — protein: MARVKSGKVTHARHKKVLKAAKGYYSSRSRNFRTATQAVDKANQYATRDRKARKRNFRSLWIQRINAGVRAIDAEMTYSKFINLLAVAGIEVDRKVLADLAVHEPEAFAAIVAQAKAAA
- the rpmI gene encoding 50S ribosomal protein L35, with amino-acid sequence MPKMKTKSAAKKRFKFTANGHVKVGHAGKRHGMIKRTTKFIRNTAGTMVLCDSDEKIVKKYMPYNR